One stretch of Ornithinimicrobium ciconiae DNA includes these proteins:
- a CDS encoding SGNH/GDSL hydrolase family protein, whose product MSRASRARRIASAAAYGGGGVAAAGLVGVAVLQAEVLVARKVIGEGAGTPPPSDGTYGAGFGEAHRILLLGDSTAAGVGASRSEETLGAIVATGVAALSGHPVNLRNVSRSGATSPQLLGQLDRGLRDMPDAQVAIIMIGANDVKERLDRAASVRALSETVSRLVGQGIEVVVGTCPDLGTVRPIPQPLRALVQRWSRDLAAAQTVAVVEAGGRTVSTGDLVGPTFRESPTQMFSADGLHPSSAGYARAAAALLPSVVDALGLRTLDTGRRPDHRRGEHVEPLPEAAQRAVLDPGSEVSAVDVDGRSRGERGRWAQLLRRHRDPDAATRESGAAEGESGAAETASIDSRVADDGNQTTHDRPD is encoded by the coding sequence ATGAGCAGGGCATCGCGAGCGCGGCGGATCGCTAGCGCCGCGGCATACGGAGGCGGTGGTGTGGCGGCCGCGGGACTGGTGGGAGTCGCCGTCCTGCAGGCTGAGGTGCTGGTCGCCAGGAAGGTGATTGGTGAGGGGGCTGGCACCCCACCGCCGTCGGACGGCACCTATGGTGCTGGTTTCGGCGAGGCCCACCGGATCCTCCTGCTGGGCGACAGCACGGCTGCCGGGGTCGGCGCCAGCCGGTCCGAGGAGACGCTCGGGGCGATCGTGGCCACCGGGGTCGCCGCCCTGAGCGGCCACCCGGTCAACCTGCGCAACGTCTCTCGCAGCGGTGCCACCTCACCCCAGCTGCTGGGGCAGCTGGACCGTGGGCTGCGCGACATGCCGGACGCGCAGGTGGCGATCATCATGATCGGCGCCAATGACGTCAAGGAACGTCTGGACCGGGCCGCCTCGGTCCGGGCCCTGAGCGAGACGGTGTCCCGGTTGGTGGGGCAGGGCATCGAGGTTGTCGTCGGCACCTGTCCCGACCTGGGCACCGTGCGGCCCATCCCCCAGCCCCTGCGTGCGCTGGTGCAGCGCTGGAGCCGGGATCTCGCAGCAGCCCAGACGGTGGCCGTGGTCGAGGCGGGAGGACGCACCGTCTCCACCGGCGACCTGGTCGGCCCGACCTTCCGCGAGTCGCCGACCCAGATGTTCAGCGCCGACGGGCTGCACCCGTCCTCGGCCGGTTATGCGCGGGCGGCTGCTGCCCTGTTGCCGAGCGTGGTGGACGCCCTCGGGCTGCGCACCCTCGACACCGGGCGCCGGCCGGACCATCGCCGGGGGGAGCACGTCGAGCCGCTGCCCGAGGCCGCTCAGCGCGCCGTGCTCGATCCCGGCAGCGAGGTCAGCGCGGTCGACGTGGACGGTCGTTCCCGGGGCGAGCGCGGACGTTGGGCGCAGCTGCTGCGCCGCCACCGCGACCCCGACGCTGCCACGAGAGAGAGTGGCGCGGCTGAGGGAGAGAGCGGTGCAGCCGAGACCGCCTCGATCGATTCGCGGGTCGCGGACGACGGCAACCAGACGACCCACGACCGACCCGACTGA
- a CDS encoding NAD-dependent epimerase/dehydratase family protein: MPTLRVLVTGASGMLGRAVADTLADRGHAVTVLQRRPAGGPHREVLGDVADPALVATAVAGQDAVVHLAAKVDVVGRWADYERTNIGGTRALVDAARAAGASRFVQVSSPSVAHAGRSLAGAGAGPADPQRARGHYARSKAAAELIALGADSPELAVVAIRPHLVWGPGDTQLIGRILDRARAGRLPVLGAGTSLVDTTYVTNAADAIVAALDRAPQAHGQALVVTNGEPRPIGELIADICRAGGAPPPRFRIPVPVAWVAGAGVEAVMAISAAVPGLPEITEPPLTRFLAEQLSTAHWFDQRHTRAALDWTPRVSLDEGLRLLAAAPSADR; encoded by the coding sequence ATGCCGACACTGCGGGTCCTGGTCACTGGCGCGAGCGGGATGTTGGGTCGCGCGGTCGCCGACACACTCGCGGACCGAGGGCACGCGGTGACGGTGCTCCAGCGCCGTCCCGCCGGCGGCCCGCACCGCGAGGTCCTCGGCGACGTTGCCGACCCGGCGCTCGTCGCCACCGCGGTGGCGGGGCAGGACGCGGTGGTCCACCTCGCCGCCAAGGTCGACGTGGTGGGGCGGTGGGCGGACTATGAACGCACCAACATCGGCGGGACCCGCGCGCTGGTCGATGCTGCTCGCGCTGCCGGTGCCTCCCGGTTCGTGCAGGTCTCCTCACCCTCGGTGGCGCACGCCGGACGTTCGCTGGCCGGCGCGGGCGCCGGTCCCGCCGATCCCCAGCGCGCCCGGGGGCACTACGCCCGGAGCAAGGCGGCCGCCGAGCTCATCGCGCTGGGCGCCGACAGCCCGGAGCTGGCCGTCGTCGCGATCCGGCCCCACCTGGTGTGGGGGCCGGGTGACACCCAGCTCATCGGTCGCATCCTGGACCGGGCACGGGCCGGCCGGCTGCCGGTCCTGGGCGCCGGCACCAGCCTGGTCGACACGACCTATGTCACCAACGCCGCCGACGCCATCGTCGCGGCGCTGGACCGAGCACCCCAGGCCCACGGTCAGGCCCTGGTCGTCACCAACGGTGAGCCGCGCCCCATCGGTGAACTCATCGCCGACATCTGCCGCGCGGGCGGGGCACCGCCGCCCCGGTTCCGGATCCCGGTGCCGGTGGCGTGGGTCGCCGGGGCCGGAGTGGAGGCAGTCATGGCGATCTCCGCGGCCGTCCCGGGACTGCCGGAGATCACCGAGCCCCCGCTCACGCGGTTCCTGGCCGAGCAGCTGTCCACGGCCCACTGGTTCGATCAGCGGCACACCAGGGCGGCCCTGGACTGGACCCCCCGGGTCTCCCTCGACGAGGGCCTGCGGCTCCTGGCTGCGGCACCTTCCGCGGACCGCTAG